One Candidatus Dependentiae bacterium genomic window, TAGTAGAAAAAGGGTTTAAGACTGAATATACTTTTGATAAAAATGGTAATAGCCTATGGCATTATGCCTTTAAGGGATATGTAAAAGATAGCATTTTTTGTCCTAGTCAAAACGTATTAGCATATTTACTCGAGCTTGAAGGCAAAAGAGAAGGGCTTATCAAACCGAATAAACAAGGATTATATCCATTTACTATTGGTCTTATGTACCATGCAGAATTTACAATGAAATTTATTAGTAACTGCTGCAGAGTTAAGAATGTTAATTTATCTGCTGTATATGACAAAATAACAGGAATATGTACTATTCAATAAACTTTAAGGTTTTAGGATAAACTATTATCTAAGATAAAGGGAAAGATAAAAATTAACTCAGATGTATTGAATATGGTTACACAAAGCTTGTAACTCTTATGTTGCTCAAATTCTATTTATCATTGGACAAAATAAAACAATATGGTGCATTAGCCCAGAGTTGTTATAACAAGACAAACGAAAATCAATATAAAGCTATAGGCTATAAGTACTGATGAAGATATTAAAAATAAATATAGCGCTTTAGAAATAGAAACCATAACTTCTTCTCTCCAGCTTCCTGAAGATATTGCTCATCTTATTGCTCAGTATGTGTAAAACAAATCACCTAAGTGAACGCGCGCCACAGCTTTTAAGCTGTGGCTTCTGCTAAATAAAACTATTAGGACTATATATTTACGACAAGTTTCAGCAAAATATTCATTTGCCCAAAAGCCATCTCCCACAAAGATTCATCTAGCTCTGGAAATTCTTTTCTTATTATTTTACTGCTACTACCTTTTAGGTATTGCACAGCTGTGCTTGCGCTTACATTCGGCTTTAATTTTATCATCATATGGACATGAGAACTAACTGCAAATTTAACTC contains:
- a CDS encoding transposase, with amino-acid sequence MMIKLKPNVSASTAVQYLKGSSSKIIRKEFPELDESLWEMAFGQMNILLKLVVNI